Proteins encoded by one window of Cannabis sativa cultivar Pink pepper isolate KNU-18-1 chromosome 4, ASM2916894v1, whole genome shotgun sequence:
- the LOC115715764 gene encoding CRC domain-containing protein TSO1-like isoform X1, giving the protein MFQIFKDSPVFNYISSLSPIKPVKSLHITQTFSSLSFGSPPSVFTSPHVSSNKESRFLRRYNTYDQAKPEVSSENGVDVPASDDAVIETVQVYNNSVELRENRKSDVNVEEASAGPQNEGSAFVIELPRVLKYDCGSPDCVSTPHDVVADFESNSSDPSANLVPHVQVAPEIGPSDNEAQIQEVCLSESKKQGAIGDWECLMSDAILIFDSPNTSETFKGLIHDSLEPVGRCSNFLGTEFQQNEINNEHEMQIVDPGCSEQHNGEEPLSQTGDVSHLEDMEQTHDRFNSNSGMATNPSKRKDKEAKTRMAFTCKVKATDFHSLCCIFSTIVEERS; this is encoded by the exons ATGTTTCAGATTTTCAAG GATTCTCCTGTCTTCAATTATATCAGTAGCCTTTCTCCTATCAAGCCAGTGAAGTCTCTTCACATTACTCAGACCTTTAGCTCTCTTAGTTTTGGATCTCCTCCATCAGTTTTCACTTCACCCCATGTCAGTTCTAACAAGGAGTCAAGATTTCTCAGGAG GTACAATACTTATGATCAAGCAAAGCCTGAGGTTTCTTCAGAAAATGGAGTTGATGTTCCTGCAAGTGATGATGCTGTCATTGAAACGGTCCAAGTATACAACAACTCGGTTGAGCTTCGTGAAAATCGTAAATCAGATGTTAATGTTGAAGAAGCTTCTGCTGGGCCACAAAATGAAGGTTCAGCTTTTGTGATTGAGCTACCACGTGTTTTGAAGTATGATTGTGGTAGCCCTGATTGTGTCTCAACGCCTCATGATGTTGTGGCGGATTTTGAATCCAATTCGAGTGATCCATCGGCTAATCTTGTTCCTCATGTGCAAGTGGCACCTGAAATTGGTCCATCTGATAATGAAGCCCAAATCCAAGAAGTGTGTCTGAGTGAGTCGAAAAAACAAGGGGCCATAGGTGACTGGGAATGTCTAATGTCTGATGCTATCTTGATTTTTGATTCACCCAACACTTCAGAGACTTTTAAGGGGCTGATTCATGATTCACTGGAGCCTGTTGGCAGGTGTAGTAATTTTCTTGGGACAGAATTCCAACAAAATGAGATTAATAATGAGCATGAAATGCAAATTGTAGATCCAGGTTGTTCTGAACAACATAATGGAGAAGAACCCCTTTCTCAAACTGGAGATGTCAGTCATTTGGAGGATATGGAACAAACACATGATAGGTTTAATTCAAATAGTGGCATGGCTACCAATCCAAGTAAGCGAAAGGATAAGGAAGCTAAAACCCGCATGGCATTTACTTGCAAGGTAAAAGCAACAGATTTCCATTCCCTTTGCTGCATCTTTTCTACTATTGTAGAGGAACGGTCGTAG
- the LOC115715764 gene encoding CRC domain-containing protein TSO1-like isoform X2, whose amino-acid sequence MFQIFKDSPVFNYISSLSPIKPVKSLHITQTFSSLSFGSPPSVFTSPHVSSNKESRFLRRYNTYDQAKPEVSSENGVDVPASDDAVIETVQVYNNSVELRENRKSDVNVEEASAGPQNEGSAFVIELPRVLKYDCGSPDCVSTPHDVVADFESNSSDPSANLVPHVQVAPEIGPSDNEAQIQEVCLSESKKQGAIGDWECLMSDAILIFDSPNTSETFKGLIHDSLEPVGRCSNFLGTEFQQNEINNEHEMQIVDPGCSEQHNGEEPLSQTGDVSHLEDMEQTHDRFNSNSGMATNPSKRKDKEAKTRMAFTCKNHKLFVQKTTKQLSAKK is encoded by the exons ATGTTTCAGATTTTCAAG GATTCTCCTGTCTTCAATTATATCAGTAGCCTTTCTCCTATCAAGCCAGTGAAGTCTCTTCACATTACTCAGACCTTTAGCTCTCTTAGTTTTGGATCTCCTCCATCAGTTTTCACTTCACCCCATGTCAGTTCTAACAAGGAGTCAAGATTTCTCAGGAG GTACAATACTTATGATCAAGCAAAGCCTGAGGTTTCTTCAGAAAATGGAGTTGATGTTCCTGCAAGTGATGATGCTGTCATTGAAACGGTCCAAGTATACAACAACTCGGTTGAGCTTCGTGAAAATCGTAAATCAGATGTTAATGTTGAAGAAGCTTCTGCTGGGCCACAAAATGAAGGTTCAGCTTTTGTGATTGAGCTACCACGTGTTTTGAAGTATGATTGTGGTAGCCCTGATTGTGTCTCAACGCCTCATGATGTTGTGGCGGATTTTGAATCCAATTCGAGTGATCCATCGGCTAATCTTGTTCCTCATGTGCAAGTGGCACCTGAAATTGGTCCATCTGATAATGAAGCCCAAATCCAAGAAGTGTGTCTGAGTGAGTCGAAAAAACAAGGGGCCATAGGTGACTGGGAATGTCTAATGTCTGATGCTATCTTGATTTTTGATTCACCCAACACTTCAGAGACTTTTAAGGGGCTGATTCATGATTCACTGGAGCCTGTTGGCAGGTGTAGTAATTTTCTTGGGACAGAATTCCAACAAAATGAGATTAATAATGAGCATGAAATGCAAATTGTAGATCCAGGTTGTTCTGAACAACATAATGGAGAAGAACCCCTTTCTCAAACTGGAGATGTCAGTCATTTGGAGGATATGGAACAAACACATGATAGGTTTAATTCAAATAGTGGCATGGCTACCAATCCAAGTAAGCGAAAGGATAAGGAAGCTAAAACCCGCATGGCATTTACTTGCAAG aatcaTAAGTTGTTTGTCCAAAAAACTACGAAGCAATTATCAGCCAAAAAATAG
- the LOC115715764 gene encoding CRC domain-containing protein TSO1-like isoform X3, whose product MEDSPVFNYISSLSPIKPVKSLHITQTFSSLSFGSPPSVFTSPHVSSNKESRFLRRYNTYDQAKPEVSSENGVDVPASDDAVIETVQVYNNSVELRENRKSDVNVEEASAGPQNEGSAFVIELPRVLKYDCGSPDCVSTPHDVVADFESNSSDPSANLVPHVQVAPEIGPSDNEAQIQEVCLSESKKQGAIGDWECLMSDAILIFDSPNTSETFKGLIHDSLEPVGRCSNFLGTEFQQNEINNEHEMQIVDPGCSEQHNGEEPLSQTGDVSHLEDMEQTHDRFNSNSGMATNPSKRKDKEAKTRMAFTCKVKATDFHSLCCIFSTIVEERS is encoded by the exons ATGGAG GATTCTCCTGTCTTCAATTATATCAGTAGCCTTTCTCCTATCAAGCCAGTGAAGTCTCTTCACATTACTCAGACCTTTAGCTCTCTTAGTTTTGGATCTCCTCCATCAGTTTTCACTTCACCCCATGTCAGTTCTAACAAGGAGTCAAGATTTCTCAGGAG GTACAATACTTATGATCAAGCAAAGCCTGAGGTTTCTTCAGAAAATGGAGTTGATGTTCCTGCAAGTGATGATGCTGTCATTGAAACGGTCCAAGTATACAACAACTCGGTTGAGCTTCGTGAAAATCGTAAATCAGATGTTAATGTTGAAGAAGCTTCTGCTGGGCCACAAAATGAAGGTTCAGCTTTTGTGATTGAGCTACCACGTGTTTTGAAGTATGATTGTGGTAGCCCTGATTGTGTCTCAACGCCTCATGATGTTGTGGCGGATTTTGAATCCAATTCGAGTGATCCATCGGCTAATCTTGTTCCTCATGTGCAAGTGGCACCTGAAATTGGTCCATCTGATAATGAAGCCCAAATCCAAGAAGTGTGTCTGAGTGAGTCGAAAAAACAAGGGGCCATAGGTGACTGGGAATGTCTAATGTCTGATGCTATCTTGATTTTTGATTCACCCAACACTTCAGAGACTTTTAAGGGGCTGATTCATGATTCACTGGAGCCTGTTGGCAGGTGTAGTAATTTTCTTGGGACAGAATTCCAACAAAATGAGATTAATAATGAGCATGAAATGCAAATTGTAGATCCAGGTTGTTCTGAACAACATAATGGAGAAGAACCCCTTTCTCAAACTGGAGATGTCAGTCATTTGGAGGATATGGAACAAACACATGATAGGTTTAATTCAAATAGTGGCATGGCTACCAATCCAAGTAAGCGAAAGGATAAGGAAGCTAAAACCCGCATGGCATTTACTTGCAAGGTAAAAGCAACAGATTTCCATTCCCTTTGCTGCATCTTTTCTACTATTGTAGAGGAACGGTCGTAG